From the genome of Planctomycetia bacterium:
TTGGCCGAGGCGCATCTCGCCTTGTCGAAGTTGTACGGCAATCCGTCGTTGACACCGGAAGAAGATTCGCGATTGACCGCATTGTTGAGCCAACTCGCTGGCACGGTGATTTACTCGCGGCAGCATTTGCTTGACGCGCCACATCGTGTCGCGCCGGGCGAGACGCTGGAACAGATCGCCACGGCGTGCAACGTGCCCTGGGAACTGCTCGCTAAGATCAATGGACTCCCCGGCGCCGGGCCATTGGAGCCCGGACAAGAGCTGAAAATCATCAAAGGACCGTTCCACGCCGTGGTGGACCTGCAACAAAAGCAACTCGTGTTGTTTCTTAACGGCGAGCGCTACGCGGGACGGTTCCCCATTGCCGTCGGCGCGGATCACCCGCCGCTGCCGGGCGAACATCACGTCGTACAAAACAAGCTGCTGAATCCTTCCTACTACGCGGAGCGCGTTTACACGCCAGAAGATCCGCAGAATCCGCTGGGGTCACGCAAGATCGAACTGGACCAGCAAGTCAGCATCCACGGCTCGAACGATCCCAGCAGCCTCGACCGCGAAGACCCGCGCGGCTGCATCCGCATGAACCCGCGCGACATCGAGGACGTGTTTGATATCCTGACGATCGGGTCGGAAGTCGCGGTGCGCCGGTAGCGTGGGGCGGAGGAGTAAAGCGCCAGCATCAAATTGCGTGCGTTGAGTCAGCCCCGAAAGGGCGGCAGGTAATCGCCAGGGGTGCCAACGCCTGGAAGGATCTTGAAAAGCAATCGAGCCCCACCGGGGCGACACCTTGAGAGTGTCGCCCCGGTGGGGCTCCGCCGTTTTCCGGTACTCGATACCAGGGGTTGGCACCCCTGGCTATTGTCTGACGCCCCTTTGGGGCTATTACAAGACTCCTTTACTCCTTTACTCCTCTCACCCCTCCCCTTTCGGCGGCTCGATGCCAAAATCCTCGATCGTCAGCAGCGATTGAAACTTGTAGCCGCGGGATTCGAAGGCCGCTCGGCCGCCCTCTAAGCGATCCACGATCGTGATCACGGTGCGGACTTTGAGCCCAAACGCCTCGCAGCGCTCGATCGCCAAGAGCGACGAACCGCCTGTGGTGACGACGTCTTCGACGATCACCACTTCATCGCCGGCCTGCACGGGCCCTTCGATGAACTTGTTGGTGCCGTGCCCTTTGGATTCCTTGCGGACCATGAAGCCTTTGAGCGGCACGCCACGCACGCCGGCCAGCGTGATGACGGCGGCCGTGATCGGATCCGCTCCGATCGACATGCCCCCGACGGCGCGCGGGAGATTGTCTTTCAGCAGATCGAGAATTCCCTCGCCGACCAGCATCGCGCCGGCCGAGTCAAGGGTCACCTGCTTCCCGTCCAGGTAGTACTTGGCTTTCTTGCCGGAGACCAAGGTGAAGTCGCCGAAGCGGAGCGCTTTTTCGCGGAAGACGTCGATGAGAGCTTGGCGGTTGAACATGAGGAAGTAGGTGCAGGAGGTGAAGTAGGCGTAGTAGGTGAAGTCGTTTCTTGGCGCGGCGAGTCTAAGTTGCGCCGTGTGGTCTCTTACAGCAGCGTATCCAATTCATCGACCAAGGCGCCGAAACTGGAAAGCGCGGTATCGACTGGCCCGGGTTGTTCCATGTCGACGCCGGCGTCGCGCAGCAGGTCGAGCGGGTATTTCGAGCAGCCCCCTTTGAGGAAG
Proteins encoded in this window:
- a CDS encoding L,D-transpeptidase family protein — protein: MNSLKTLLGATLLAALAYGVYVGITKKPGATTQVDAPSIEPGVLTKHDLPPLPVERTGAALAGDEAPAFDAAPPFDAGVANQEGPAPASDNRYAEQNFPDDGPPPPVVSEAAPPMAEGALADPYPSSADATSVAAETSTATAASVLEQELVAIEPLLQSGQLAEAHLALSKLYGNPSLTPEEDSRLTALLSQLAGTVIYSRQHLLDAPHRVAPGETLEQIATACNVPWELLAKINGLPGAGPLEPGQELKIIKGPFHAVVDLQQKQLVLFLNGERYAGRFPIAVGADHPPLPGEHHVVQNKLLNPSYYAERVYTPEDPQNPLGSRKIELDQQVSIHGSNDPSSLDREDPRGCIRMNPRDIEDVFDILTIGSEVAVRR
- the pyrE gene encoding orotate phosphoribosyltransferase — encoded protein: MFNRQALIDVFREKALRFGDFTLVSGKKAKYYLDGKQVTLDSAGAMLVGEGILDLLKDNLPRAVGGMSIGADPITAAVITLAGVRGVPLKGFMVRKESKGHGTNKFIEGPVQAGDEVVIVEDVVTTGGSSLLAIERCEAFGLKVRTVITIVDRLEGGRAAFESRGYKFQSLLTIEDFGIEPPKGEG